A genomic window from Hippocampus zosterae strain Florida chromosome 13, ASM2543408v3, whole genome shotgun sequence includes:
- the LOC127613784 gene encoding nuclear distribution protein nudE homolog 1-like isoform X2 encodes MGDPATRNFATQQEELRFWKEQANRHQQRADEVQEELQEFQQMSRDYEAELETELKHCEARNKELLQDNSRLRLELENIKEKFESQYTENFKHISNLEETLAETTAVKDHLQKYIRELEQSNDDLERTKRATIMSLEDFEQKMNHVIERNAFLESELDEKENLLESVQRLKDEARDLRQELAVRQKERRPSSSMGKDPDRADLPCPSASNPTTPVTPSKPSSSFATPPASSIWRGTPLTTSARISALNIVGELLRKVGNLESKLASCRDFAYDTSSTRLVLPPAHASPCGRDGGADIQANSMSPPPQYDSLVKRLEFGPAPPRGVSQGAQSPQGGVKMLL; translated from the exons ATGGGCGATCCAGCAACACGCAACTTTGCCACCCAGCAAGAGGAGTTGCGCTTCTGGAAGGAGCAAGCGAATAGACACCAGCAGAG GGCAGATGAAGTTCAGGAAGAGCTGCAGGAGTTTCAGCAGATGAGTCGAGACTATGAAGCAGAGCTGGAAACTGAGCTAAAGCACTGTGAAGCTCGGAACAAGGAGCTGCTACAAGACAACAGCAGACTCCGCCTGGAACTGGAAAACATTAAG gaGAAATTTGAGAGTCAGTACACTGAAAATTTCAAGCATatctccaacctggaggaaacTCTGGCAGAGACAACAGCAGTTAAAGATCACCTGCAGAAATATATCAGAGAACTAGAACAGTCCAATGATGACCTTGAGCGAACCAAAAG GGCTACCATCATGTCTCTGGAGGACTTTGAGCAGAAGATGAACCATGTCATCGAGAGGAACGCTTTTCTCGAGAGTGAGCTGGATGAGAAGGAGAACCTGCTCGAGTCTGTTCAGAGGCTCAAAGATGAAGCCAGAG ATCTTCGGCAGGAACTGGCTGTGCGTCAGAAGGAAAGGCGGCCATCCAGCAGCATGGGCAAAGACCCCGATCGAGCAGACCTTCCGTGCCCCTCCGCTAGCAACCCCACCACCCCAGTTACCCCGTCTAAGCCATCCAGCTCGTTTGCCACACCCCCTGCATCCAGCATCTGGCGAG GTACTCCTCTCACAACGTCTGCAAGAATATCTGCACTGAACATCGTTGGGGAGCTGCTGAGAAAAGTTGGG AATCTGGAGTCCAAGCTGGCCTCATGTCGAGACTTTGCATACGACACATCGAGCACCCGACTGGTGCTGCCACCCGCGCATGCTAGTCCATGTGGTCGAGATGGGGGGGCTGACATCCAAGCCAACAGCATGAGCCCTCCGCCACAGTATGACAG TTTAGTGAAGCGGTTAGAGTTTGGACCAGCGCCTCCGCGGGGTGTCTCTCAAGGTGCGCAGTCTCCACAAGGAGGAGTCAAGATGCTGCTGTGA
- the LOC127613784 gene encoding nuclear distribution protein nudE homolog 1-like isoform X1, which yields MGDPATRNFATQQEELRFWKEQANRHQQRADEVQEELQEFQQMSRDYEAELETELKHCEARNKELLQDNSRLRLELENIKEKFESQYTENFKHISNLEETLAETTAVKDHLQKYIRELEQSNDDLERTKRATIMSLEDFEQKMNHVIERNAFLESELDEKENLLESVQRLKDEARDLRQELAVRQKERRPSSSMGKDPDRADLPCPSASNPTTPVTPSKPSSSFATPPASSIWRGDALTGTPLTTSARISALNIVGELLRKVGNLESKLASCRDFAYDTSSTRLVLPPAHASPCGRDGGADIQANSMSPPPQYDSLVKRLEFGPAPPRGVSQGAQSPQGGVKMLL from the exons ATGGGCGATCCAGCAACACGCAACTTTGCCACCCAGCAAGAGGAGTTGCGCTTCTGGAAGGAGCAAGCGAATAGACACCAGCAGAG GGCAGATGAAGTTCAGGAAGAGCTGCAGGAGTTTCAGCAGATGAGTCGAGACTATGAAGCAGAGCTGGAAACTGAGCTAAAGCACTGTGAAGCTCGGAACAAGGAGCTGCTACAAGACAACAGCAGACTCCGCCTGGAACTGGAAAACATTAAG gaGAAATTTGAGAGTCAGTACACTGAAAATTTCAAGCATatctccaacctggaggaaacTCTGGCAGAGACAACAGCAGTTAAAGATCACCTGCAGAAATATATCAGAGAACTAGAACAGTCCAATGATGACCTTGAGCGAACCAAAAG GGCTACCATCATGTCTCTGGAGGACTTTGAGCAGAAGATGAACCATGTCATCGAGAGGAACGCTTTTCTCGAGAGTGAGCTGGATGAGAAGGAGAACCTGCTCGAGTCTGTTCAGAGGCTCAAAGATGAAGCCAGAG ATCTTCGGCAGGAACTGGCTGTGCGTCAGAAGGAAAGGCGGCCATCCAGCAGCATGGGCAAAGACCCCGATCGAGCAGACCTTCCGTGCCCCTCCGCTAGCAACCCCACCACCCCAGTTACCCCGTCTAAGCCATCCAGCTCGTTTGCCACACCCCCTGCATCCAGCATCTGGCGAG GTGATGCTTTAACAGGTACTCCTCTCACAACGTCTGCAAGAATATCTGCACTGAACATCGTTGGGGAGCTGCTGAGAAAAGTTGGG AATCTGGAGTCCAAGCTGGCCTCATGTCGAGACTTTGCATACGACACATCGAGCACCCGACTGGTGCTGCCACCCGCGCATGCTAGTCCATGTGGTCGAGATGGGGGGGCTGACATCCAAGCCAACAGCATGAGCCCTCCGCCACAGTATGACAG TTTAGTGAAGCGGTTAGAGTTTGGACCAGCGCCTCCGCGGGGTGTCTCTCAAGGTGCGCAGTCTCCACAAGGAGGAGTCAAGATGCTGCTGTGA